In Peptococcaceae bacterium, a single genomic region encodes these proteins:
- a CDS encoding transposase has protein sequence MGTIISKKKKNQLYYYYVESARIDGKPRVVYQKYLGRAERIVQAFDKEGGFGNPKYSLVHEFGGVCALY, from the coding sequence ATGGGTACTATCATATCTAAGAAAAAGAAAAATCAGCTCTATTATTACTACGTCGAATCAGCCAGGATTGACGGCAAACCGCGTGTTGTCTACCAAAAATATCTGGGCCGGGCCGAACGAATTGTTCAGGCCTTCGATAAAGAAGGAGGTTTTGGCAACCCAAAATACAGTCTTGTTCATGAATTCGGCGGTGTCTGCGCTTTATAT